A DNA window from Theobroma cacao cultivar B97-61/B2 chromosome 5, Criollo_cocoa_genome_V2, whole genome shotgun sequence contains the following coding sequences:
- the LOC18598570 gene encoding uncharacterized protein LOC18598570, which translates to MGKGEEEQRLSTSVNSEVSVENAGGPISSLSLLFAPSASACGCGCKSLFGLRCFLVLLLSLALFLSALFWLPPFLNFSDQSDLDLDSRFKDHDIVAGFDVEKPVSFLGDNILQLENDIFDEIGFPTSKVVISSLEPLAGSNITKVVFAVDPDVRYSKISSTSQSLIRASFESLVIHQPSLRLTESLFGVPRDFEVLKFPGGITVIPPQSAFLLQKVQILFNFTLNFSIDQIQGNFEKMTSQLKAGLRLATYENLYISLSNSKGSTVAPPTTVQSSVLLAVGNTPSMPRLKQLAQTITGSHSRNLGLNNNMFGRVKQVRLSSILQHSLHGGDGSSNSWSPSPAPLPHPHRSHHHHRHHHHHHHHHHSDVLAPAVSPATSTEKGAAAPEDYSPAPERISPATPWSYKANPPGCQHRNKRIKGKTGQESNIAPVVAPKISPTRSAAPPHVHPSALAPKPKPRPISHLVPTSSPLPNVAFAHVEAPSKSKSNKENPDRTPSVSPSPIASLSSTGFPTMQWPLPLLLAIIIHL; encoded by the exons ATGGGAAAAGGTGAGGAAGAGCAGAGGTTGAGTACAAGTGTGAACAGTGAGGTATCGGTGGAGAATGCCGGCGGTccaatttcaagcttaagctTACTATTTGCTCCCTCTGCCTCTGCCTGTGGCTGTGGATGCAAATCTCTCTTTGGCCTTAGATGCTTCCTCGTGTTGCTCCTATCTCTTGCTCTCTTCCTCTCTGCTTTATTTTGGCTGCCcccttttcttaatttttcagaTCAATCTGATCTGGATCTTGATTCCAGGTTCAAAG ATCATGATATAGTAGCAGGTTTTGATGTTGAGAAGCCGGTTTCTTTTCTGGGAGACAATATCTTGCAGCTCGAAAATGACATATTTGATGAGATAGGCTTTCCCACAAGCAAA GTGGTTATCTCATCTCTTGAGCCTTTAGCTGGATCAAACATAACAAAGGTTGTCTTCGCGGTTGATCCTGACGTAAGATATTCCAAAATATCTTCAACTTCTCAAAGTTTGATAAGGGCATCATTTGAATCTTTGGTTATACACCAACCATCTCTACGCTTGACTGAATCCTTGTTTGGGGTTCCACGTGACTTTGAGGTGCTAAAATTCCCTGGAGGAATTACTGTAATTCCCCCACAAAGTGCATTTCTTCTGCAGAAAGTGCAAATCCTTTTCAACTTTACCTTGAACTTTTCTATTGATCAAATACAaggaaattttgagaaaatgacaaGCCAGCTCAAGGCTGGATTGCGTCTAGCCACATATGAG AACTTGTATATTAGCTTATCAAATTCTAAAGGCTCCACAGTTGCTCCCCCCACTACAGTTCAATCCTCTGTTCTACTGGCTGTGGGGAATACTCCTTCAATGCCAAGATTGAAGCAACTAGCTCAAACCATCACAGGTTCTCATTCAAGAAACCTTGGCCTGAACAACAATATGTTTGGTAGAGTTAAGCAAGTTCGTCTTTCATCCATTTTGCAACATTCCCTTCATGGAGGTGATGGTAGTTCAAACTCATGGTCCCCTTCTCCTGCCCCTCTGCCTCATCCTCACCGcagtcatcatcatcatcgccatcaccaccaccaccaccaccatcacCATAGTGATGTTCTAGCTCCTGCAGTTTCGCCTGCTACATCAACTGAGAAAGGTGCAGCTGCACCTGAAGATTATTCACCTGCTCCAGAGAGAATTTCACCTGCAACCCCATGGAGTTACAAGGCAAATCCTCCAGGTTGCCAACATAGAAATAAAAGGATCAAGGGGAAGACTGGACAGGAGTCGAATATAGCCCCAGTTGTCGCACCTAAAATTTCTCCTACCCGTTCTGCTGCCCCACCACATGTACATCCATCAGCATTGGCCCCCAAACCTAAACCCAGGCCAATCTCCCATTTGGTTCCCACATCTAGTCCACTACCAAATGTAGCATTTGCTCATGTTGAGGCTCCATCAAAGAGTAAATCAAATAAAGAGAATCCTGACAGGACACCTTCAGTTTCACCATCACCAATAGCCTCTTTAT CCTCTACAGGTTTTCCAACTATGCAATGGCCGCTTCCACTCCTATTAGCTATAATAATACATTTATAA
- the LOC18598571 gene encoding probable E3 ubiquitin-protein ligase RHC1A: MSTGRNTHWCYRCRRPVLLQGRDAVCCYCHGGFVQELDDMVHISPLDFFGLDGDEDRIQRFGLMDAFSALMRQRLADRNFNHNIRGRTDSIPENTSPFGPLLIFGGQIPFRLSGNGGFEALFNGAPGIGFTRGNAGDYFIGPGLEELFEQLSANDRRGPPPASRSSIDAMPTIKISRRHLHSDSHCPVCKDKFELGSEARQMPCNHIYHSDCIIPWLEQHNSCPVCRQELPPQGPGSSRNYHSSGQSSSSSLGTNSSGRESRENHSRRNPFSYFWPFRSSNSSSSHNGAAGSSSPSVHENNHSMGYSGWPFD; encoded by the coding sequence GGGGGATTTGTCCAAGAACTAGACGATATGGTGCATATCAGTCCTCTGGATTTTTTTGGACTAGATGGTGATGAAGATCGCATCCAAAGGTTTGGTCTCATGGATGCTTTTTCTGCCTTAATGAGGCAGCGACTAGCTGACAGAAATTTTAACCATAATATCAGGGGAAGAACAGATTCAATTCCTGAGAACACTTCACCATTTGGTCCCTTATTGATTTTTGGTGGTCAAATTCCCTTTAGGTTGTCTGGGAATGGTGGGTTTGAAGCTCTTTTTAATGGGGCACCTGGAATTGGTTTTACACGAGGTAATGCTGGAGATTATTTTATAGGTCCTGGGTTAGAAGAATTGTTTGAACAGCTCTCGGCTAATGATCGTAGGGGCCCTCCCCCGGCATCCCGATCTTCAATTGATGCAATGCCTACCATTAAGATTTCACGAAGGCATCTTCATTCTGATTCACACTGTCCTGTTTGCAAAGATAAATTTGAACTGGGATCTGAAGCAAGACAAATGCCATGCAACCATATATATCATTCAGATTGTATCATCCCATGGCTGGAGCAGCACAACTCGTGTCCTGTTTGTCGACAAGAATTGCCACCACAAGGACCAGGTAGCAGCCGCAATTATCACTCAAGTGGTCAAAGCAGTAGCAGCAGTTTGGGAACTAATTCCAGTGGAAGGGAGAGTAGGGAGAATCACAGTAGACGGAATCCGTTCTCATATTTCTGGCCATTCCGTTCGTCTAATTCTAGCTCTAGCCATAATGGAGCTGCTGGAAGCAGTTCCCCGAGTGTACATGAGAACAACCACTCGATGGGATATAGTGGATGGCCTTTTGACTGA